Sequence from the Dehalococcoidia bacterium genome:
ACATCTACGTCAGTCTCTCCTTCCATTGCAACGCCTAAGGAAAAGTAATACCTTTGACTGTTCCAGCGGAACGCTAGATACCTAGCAGGCGTGTTTCCGCCATTAAAATGCTGATGGAACCATCCATTAGGAGGAACAACCATTGACCCAGGTTTCCAATCCACTCGTTCCAAGAAGGTAGTAGGATCCTCATGTGAAGGCCAAAGTAGGGAGTATCCCTGACCTTTGAGTATTATCACATGTGCTCCGGGTCCATGCTTGTGAGCTTTTTTATATGTACCTACGGGGAATTCTGATACGTGTGCAGTTTGAGTTTGATGAGCAAGTTCAAATTTTATGTGGGCACCACCAGCTCCTCGTTCTTTCCATTCGAAAGTAGTAAACGTTTCTACATCGGGAATAAAATTGGTTTCCCATGCATTTGTCCTGCCGGTTGTTGCAGTCCACATTTTGCCTTCCCCTTGAAAGCTTTTTTGGTTTCCAAGGCGATCTTCAAACACGTAGGGGTTATTGAAAATGAAGCCTTCATTGTGGAAAAGGTTCATTGTTAAAGGTGCGGTTGTCACTGCTACGAAGCGTGCAGGTTCTGACCCGCTTCCATTCAAATGTTGATGACTGACATTTATTGGAATGGAAAAAACACTCCCTTTTTTCCATTCAAAACTTGTTTGGCTTCTCGGGTGATCACCTACAAGCGTCGCACCTCTGCCACTCAAAACAAAAATATTTTTCTCAAATATATGCTTTTCTGGGGCCATTTTTTTACCAGGAGGAATTTCGGCTACATACGCGTCATTCGTATCACCGGTACCGTCTAGGTTGATGTAGGTTCCCAGGCAATTTAGCCGTGCCCAAGGCTTCACCTCAACGGTATTTAGATCATCTACCGCAAATCCAGTTATAACCGGAATACCTTCCTTGGCCTGGAAGTCACGGTATGCGTCGTGTTTTATTATTTTTTCAGCAGATGGCCTGACCTGGTGTGACATTCAATCCACGCATATAAAATTTATTATTGGAGCGGGCGATGGGATTCGAACCCACGGCCCTTTGCTTGGGAAGCAAATGCTCTGCCCCTGAGCTACGCCCGCATGCGATGATTCTAGGGCAGCACTTGTTGCTCGTCTACTTTTTCACCCAGTTTTGGGAATCTGAAATATCGCGGTCAAAGAATATTCGGTACATCAATAGAGTTTTAAGGTTTCCCTCATGTGTAAAAGAAAAGTTTGAAAGTAATCTTTTTGTAATTGTACAAAATAAAATTCCATACATAAGAATAATAATTTGTAATGGCTTTTCTAAGTACATTGAGACTAAAGGCAAAGTGATAAAGCTTATAAGAACCCATATTGGAGCAGACCGATACAATTGCCATCCGGCGCAAGCGACAACTGTAAAAAAAGCTAATTCCAGTTGCCCTAGTGAAAGTAATACCCCGAGGCTTGGTGCTACTCCCCTTCCTCCTTTAAATCTTAGAAAAATAGGCCAATTGTGGCCTATTATTGAGGTGAGGCCTATCAAAATTTGCTGGGTAACTCCCAATCCCAGAACCTGAGCAATGGTAATAGGCAAATAGCTTTTTACTAACCCGTCGAATAGGCCTACAGGAATGACCCAATACTTCCCAACGTTGTGATAGACGTTGGATGCTCCTATTGTGCCGCTACCGACATATCGAAGATCGATATTTTTAACTAATTTGCCTACGAGGTATGCAGAAGGGACTGAAGCTAAGAGATACGTTGACGCTATAAAAAGAAGATATCCAGAGTTTGAGATCATTCGTTAAGATGCCTTGGCGCGCCTGCGTAATTCATTGAATATATCTTGAGTAGGGCCGCCGGTACCTGGGAGATTTTCACCTGATATCCCCGTCGCATGGTAATCGCTACCCCCACAGGGAAGTAGATTTAATTGATGAGCTCTTTCTAATAATTGTTTCTGTTCGTGTAGCGTAAATTCTGGATAGAATACTTCAAATCCGCTGAAGCCCATTTCCTGTAAGGTAGGTAAAATAGCGTCATAATTCTTCACATAGACTGGGTGAGCCAGGACAGCAACTCCGCTTACTGAGCGAATAAGATCTACTGCTCCTTGCATTGAAATATTTTCTTGATGTACAAAGGCACTGCCTCCTTCGTTAAGAAGACCTTTGAATGCATCTTTGGGGGTTCTTAGATAGCCTTTTTCAAAGAGGGCTTTCGCTATGTGAGGTCTCCCGATACTTGACCCTGTGGGCTTTAGATCATCCCAGCTTAATTGGTATCCCAATTCATTTAACCGGTCAATTATTTTTTTGCAACGAAGCTCTCTTTGTCCTCGAAAATAAGTAAGTGTTTGTTGAAACACAGGATCGTTATAGTGCATAAAGTAACCGAGTACATGTACTTCTGAATTTCGCACCAAGGGATGAACTGCACTAATTTCGATGCCTGGTATTAATTCTAGGTGAGTATCTAGTGTTCCAAGTCTTTCGTAAGCCTCATTTAGCCCTTCTGTGGAATCATGATCCGTCAGAGAGGCGATATTAATGTCCATTTTTACAAAGAAATCGACAAGATCGCTGGGAGACAAATTCCCATCAGAACAAGTTGAATGAGTATGCAAGTCGATTTTCATGGGAGGCTGATAATTTTATCTATTCTTTCTACATGTTTTGCCAGCCCGCTAAGATCATCGAGCTCTGCGTATAAGGAATTGAACTGCAAAGGGCCGGTATTTTCAGCTACGGTTAGTCTTTTGGGCATTGCAGTCAAAAATTTCGCTAGAACATCTTCGACTTTACTGCCAATTATTGAATTGAGGGGCCCTGTCATTCCAAGGTCAGTGACGAAGGCAGTTCCCTTAGGTAGTATTTTGGCGTCTGCAGTTGGAACATGAGTATGGGTTCCTACCACTATGCTTACTCTTCCATCCAAATACCACCCCATTGCCGCTTGTTCTGATGTTGCTTCGGTATGGAAGTCTACGAGAATTGCCTTTGGTGATTGCAATTCTATTTCCTCTAGTAGAGTTTCTGCGGTGGTGAATGGGGAGTCTAGACCTTCTGGCATGTAGACGCGGCCCTGTAGATTGAGAACAGCAACTCCTCCAATAATTATGTGGCCTCTTCCTGGTGCGGTAGCGGGGTAATTTGCTGGGCGAAGAAATGGCATTTCACCGTTTAATGATGGTATGAAATCTCGCTGGTCAAAAGTATGATTACCCCCACTAATGACATTGGCTCCAGCCTTTAGTATTTCATCCGCAGTATCGTCCGTAAGCCCAAAACCGGCAGCCGCGTTTTCCCCATTTACAACAACAAAATCCAAATCTAATTCACTTCGAAGCTTGGGAAGAATGTGGGATAGTGCAGATCTTCCCGGGCGACCAACAATGTCCCCGACCATCAGTACCTTCAAGCTAACTCCTCCCGAATTTAATGTGCAACTTCAGTAGTTCGAGTTTCGCGGACTACAGTTACAACAATTTCGCCTGGATAAACAAGGTTCTCTTCGATTTTTTTCACGACTTTTCGAGCAAGATCGGAAGCCTCTACATCATCGAGTTCATCAGGTTGCACTAAAATGCGTACTTCACGACCAGCTTGAATAGCAAAAGATTTTTGAACACCATCGAAACTATTGGCTACATCTTCCAGTGCTTCTAACCGCTTCAGATAGAGCTCTACTGTGTCACGCCTAGATCCAGGGCGTGCAGCACTTATGGCATCAGCGGCCGCTACTATAAAGGCCTCTGCTGAGCCACGATCATCTTCATGATGCTCGTTAATGGCAGCGGCTACAGCAGGCGATAGGTTGTACCGTCTAGCTACTTCCTCTCCGAGCTCAACGTGCGTTCCTTCGACTTCGTGAGTTAGAGCTTTACCAATATCGTGTAATAAACCGCCTGCCTTTGCAATTTGGACATCAGCATTGATTTCGCCGGCAAGCATACCTGCAATCCGCGAAACTTCGACCGAATGCTGAAGGATGTTTTCCCCGTAGCTATATCGATATTGAAGCCTTCCAATTAGTT
This genomic interval carries:
- a CDS encoding cupin domain-containing protein; the encoded protein is MSHQVRPSAEKIIKHDAYRDFQAKEGIPVITGFAVDDLNTVEVKPWARLNCLGTYINLDGTGDTNDAYVAEIPPGKKMAPEKHIFEKNIFVLSGRGATLVGDHPRSQTSFEWKKGSVFSIPINVSHQHLNGSGSEPARFVAVTTAPLTMNLFHNEGFIFNNPYVFEDRLGNQKSFQGEGKMWTATTGRTNAWETNFIPDVETFTTFEWKERGAGGAHIKFELAHQTQTAHVSEFPVGTYKKAHKHGPGAHVIILKGQGYSLLWPSHEDPTTFLERVDWKPGSMVVPPNGWFHQHFNGGNTPARYLAFRWNSQRYYFSLGVAMEGETDVDVSLGGGQIEYENENPLIHQIFVETLTKSGATSKMSKFFNPEPK
- a CDS encoding glycerol-3-phosphate acyltransferase, producing MISNSGYLLFIASTYLLASVPSAYLVGKLVKNIDLRYVGSGTIGASNVYHNVGKYWVIPVGLFDGLVKSYLPITIAQVLGLGVTQQILIGLTSIIGHNWPIFLRFKGGRGVAPSLGVLLSLGQLELAFFTVVACAGWQLYRSAPIWVLISFITLPLVSMYLEKPLQIIILMYGILFCTITKRLLSNFSFTHEGNLKTLLMYRIFFDRDISDSQNWVKK
- a CDS encoding PHP domain-containing protein, whose protein sequence is MKIDLHTHSTCSDGNLSPSDLVDFFVKMDINIASLTDHDSTEGLNEAYERLGTLDTHLELIPGIEISAVHPLVRNSEVHVLGYFMHYNDPVFQQTLTYFRGQRELRCKKIIDRLNELGYQLSWDDLKPTGSSIGRPHIAKALFEKGYLRTPKDAFKGLLNEGGSAFVHQENISMQGAVDLIRSVSGVAVLAHPVYVKNYDAILPTLQEMGFSGFEVFYPEFTLHEQKQLLERAHQLNLLPCGGSDYHATGISGENLPGTGGPTQDIFNELRRRAKAS
- a CDS encoding YmdB family metallophosphoesterase, with protein sequence MKVLMVGDIVGRPGRSALSHILPKLRSELDLDFVVVNGENAAAGFGLTDDTADEILKAGANVISGGNHTFDQRDFIPSLNGEMPFLRPANYPATAPGRGHIIIGGVAVLNLQGRVYMPEGLDSPFTTAETLLEEIELQSPKAILVDFHTEATSEQAAMGWYLDGRVSIVVGTHTHVPTADAKILPKGTAFVTDLGMTGPLNSIIGSKVEDVLAKFLTAMPKRLTVAENTGPLQFNSLYAELDDLSGLAKHVERIDKIISLP